The following coding sequences are from one Pseudomonadota bacterium window:
- a CDS encoding ATP-grasp domain-containing protein — protein sequence MTEVSTDRPPRHVLFAAPFFMEATLKFISGAARLPGVALSVVSQDPESRIPDAIRRRLAGHWQVKDALAPQQLVDAARSLGRVLGPPERLLAALEQMQVPLARAREHLGIPGLSVQAAINFRDKASMKDVMAAANLPCARHALVANSEDAQRFLAHVGYPVVVKPPAGAGGKATWRLNGAEDLANLLTQVPLRPDQPALFEEFVAGEEFSFDSVLIGGEPVWHSISRYQPAPLTVLENDWIQWSVVLPRDISGPEFDPIRQAGFAAVKALGLETGLSHMEWFQLSGGRIAISEAGARPPGAQITSLLSYAHDLDFYQAWPRLMIFDEFEPPPRRYAVGAVYLRGQGGGGGPTGGRIRRIFGLDEAQQRFGKLVVEAKLPTPGQHRSDSYEGDGYVIIRHPDSGVVEDAVRELVSLIRVELS from the coding sequence ATGACGGAAGTTTCGACCGATCGGCCGCCACGCCACGTCCTGTTTGCTGCGCCGTTTTTTATGGAGGCCACGCTGAAATTCATCAGCGGCGCCGCGCGGCTCCCCGGCGTGGCGCTGTCGGTGGTGAGCCAGGATCCGGAGAGCCGGATACCCGACGCCATTCGTCGCCGCCTGGCTGGCCATTGGCAGGTCAAGGACGCGTTGGCCCCCCAGCAGCTGGTGGATGCAGCTCGGAGTTTGGGACGAGTGCTGGGCCCACCGGAGCGTCTGCTGGCTGCGCTCGAACAGATGCAGGTGCCGCTGGCCAGGGCCCGCGAGCACCTGGGCATCCCGGGTCTAAGCGTCCAGGCCGCGATCAATTTTCGGGATAAGGCCAGCATGAAGGACGTCATGGCTGCCGCGAACCTCCCGTGCGCGCGTCACGCCCTGGTTGCTAACTCGGAAGACGCTCAGCGATTCCTGGCTCACGTTGGCTACCCGGTGGTGGTGAAGCCACCGGCGGGCGCCGGTGGCAAAGCCACCTGGCGATTAAACGGCGCGGAGGATCTTGCCAACCTGCTGACCCAGGTGCCGCTGCGGCCGGATCAGCCGGCGCTTTTCGAAGAATTCGTGGCGGGCGAAGAGTTCTCCTTTGACAGCGTGCTTATCGGCGGTGAGCCGGTGTGGCACTCGATTTCGCGCTACCAGCCGGCGCCGCTCACCGTGCTGGAAAACGACTGGATTCAATGGTCGGTGGTGCTGCCGCGTGACATCTCCGGCCCGGAGTTCGACCCGATTCGGCAGGCGGGATTTGCGGCCGTGAAAGCGCTTGGGCTGGAGACGGGGTTGAGCCACATGGAGTGGTTTCAGCTTTCGGGTGGGCGCATCGCCATTTCCGAGGCAGGGGCCCGGCCGCCGGGGGCGCAGATCACCTCGCTGCTGTCGTACGCTCATGATTTGGACTTTTACCAGGCCTGGCCTCGGCTGATGATTTTCGATGAGTTTGAGCCGCCGCCTCGACGCTACGCGGTCGGTGCAGTCTACCTGCGCGGGCAGGGCGGCGGCGGTGGGCCAACCGGCGGACGTATCCGGCGTATTTTTGGCCTGGACGAAGCTCAGCAGCGGTTTGGCAAGCTAGTGGTTGAAGCGAAGCTTCCGACCCCCGGTCAGCATCGCTCCGACAGCTACGAGGGAGACGGCTACGTGATCATCCGGCACCCGGACAGCGGGGTTGTTGAGGATGCGGTTCGTGAGCTGGTTAGCCTGATCCGGGTCGAACTGTCCTGA
- a CDS encoding glycogen/starch/alpha-glucan phosphorylase, giving the protein MADNMDNNGSGDLELLHADSVPMTADGLLTDLTHYFYRTLGRRTVRPRQPFLYQALALAVRDRLLERRNQTRTAVQAGRHRRTCYLSLEFLMGRLLRNSLQSLGLEDEAADALHALGLELEEVSEQEHDAGLGNGGLGRLAACFLDSCATLRLPVLGYGIRYQYGMFRQELEHGAQREAPDAWLREGYPWELQRFELSQRIRFGGRTVVHTGSDGMLSYEWVDTAEVLAVPYDIPVPGFENDMVNTLRLWSAVAPDELDLDDFNAGGYAGAVAAKNAAERITMVLYPNATTENGQELRLQQQYFLASASLQDTLRRWREVESDDMTQFADRHCFQLNDTHPAVAVAELMRLLVDEAELSWDQAWKITTRTMAYTNHTLLPEALEQWSVAMFGRLLPRLLDIIYEINRRLLEEIEQRWPGDEARKQRMSLISSDYSPMLRMAHLAIVGSYSINGVAELHSDLLQKGLFKDFAELWPEKFTNKTNGVTQRRWLGACNPALAELLTSVIGRGWMTDLPQLAGLKAQASNRAFQHQWMEVKHANKRRLAAEILRRTGEEVDPQALFDVQVKRIHEYKRQLLNLLHVLYLYDRLQRGDGEDLVKRVVIIGGKAAPGYVMAKQIIEAIVQVSSVINSDTSIDGRLKLIFFPDYNVSAMELICPAADLSAQISTAGKEASGTGNMKLMMNGALTIGTLDGANVEILEAVGAENFFLFGLTVEEVMQQRGQYNPMGIIEQDSDLKRVLALLSDERIRGAKDDAFNSVIHAITTPGDPWMTAADFRSFVDAQQSVEAAFRDPQSWAEKSILNCASAGRFSTDRTIAEYNRDIWRLEPVNLAGPDA; this is encoded by the coding sequence ATGGCAGACAACATGGACAACAACGGTAGCGGCGACCTCGAGCTTCTGCACGCCGACTCGGTGCCGATGACGGCCGACGGCCTGCTGACCGATCTCACCCACTATTTCTATCGGACCTTGGGTCGTCGAACGGTTCGCCCGCGTCAGCCTTTCCTTTATCAGGCGCTGGCGCTGGCCGTGCGGGATCGACTGTTGGAGCGGCGCAACCAAACCCGCACAGCGGTGCAGGCTGGACGCCATCGGCGGACCTGTTATCTATCGCTGGAATTCCTCATGGGCCGTCTGCTGCGCAATTCGCTGCAGAGCCTCGGGCTGGAGGATGAAGCGGCTGATGCCCTGCACGCCCTCGGGCTGGAGCTTGAGGAGGTCAGTGAACAGGAGCACGACGCGGGCCTTGGCAATGGTGGTCTGGGGCGCCTGGCGGCCTGTTTTCTCGACAGCTGCGCGACGCTGCGGCTGCCCGTGCTGGGCTACGGCATTCGCTATCAGTACGGGATGTTTCGCCAGGAGTTGGAGCACGGCGCACAGCGAGAAGCGCCCGACGCCTGGCTTCGGGAGGGATATCCCTGGGAGCTCCAGCGCTTCGAGCTAAGTCAGCGTATCCGCTTTGGCGGGCGTACCGTGGTGCACACCGGGTCCGACGGCATGCTGTCGTACGAATGGGTGGATACGGCCGAAGTCCTGGCGGTGCCCTACGACATCCCGGTGCCGGGATTCGAAAACGATATGGTGAACACGCTGCGGCTCTGGTCTGCGGTGGCGCCGGACGAGCTGGACCTGGACGATTTCAACGCGGGCGGCTACGCGGGCGCCGTGGCGGCGAAGAACGCAGCCGAACGTATCACCATGGTGCTCTACCCAAACGCAACCACCGAAAACGGTCAGGAGCTGCGGCTGCAGCAGCAGTATTTTCTGGCGTCCGCCAGCCTGCAAGACACGCTTCGGCGCTGGCGCGAGGTCGAGTCGGATGATATGACGCAATTTGCGGATCGACACTGCTTCCAGCTCAACGATACGCATCCAGCGGTGGCGGTCGCCGAGCTCATGCGTCTGCTTGTCGACGAGGCGGAGCTGTCGTGGGATCAGGCTTGGAAGATCACGACCAGGACGATGGCTTACACCAACCACACGCTGCTGCCTGAAGCGCTCGAGCAGTGGTCCGTCGCGATGTTCGGGCGGCTGCTGCCCCGGTTGCTCGACATCATCTATGAAATCAATCGACGGCTGCTTGAAGAGATCGAGCAGCGCTGGCCTGGCGATGAGGCACGAAAGCAACGGATGTCGCTGATCAGCAGCGACTATTCTCCGATGCTTCGTATGGCTCATCTGGCGATCGTGGGTAGCTACTCGATCAACGGTGTGGCTGAACTTCATTCCGACCTGCTGCAGAAGGGGCTGTTCAAAGACTTCGCTGAGCTCTGGCCTGAGAAATTCACCAACAAGACCAACGGCGTGACTCAGCGACGCTGGCTGGGGGCCTGTAACCCGGCGCTGGCGGAACTGCTGACCAGCGTGATTGGCCGGGGCTGGATGACCGATCTTCCCCAGCTCGCTGGACTTAAAGCCCAGGCGTCAAACCGCGCCTTCCAACATCAGTGGATGGAGGTCAAGCATGCCAACAAGCGACGCCTCGCGGCAGAGATCCTGCGGCGCACCGGGGAGGAGGTGGATCCGCAGGCGCTGTTCGACGTTCAGGTCAAACGCATTCACGAATACAAGCGTCAGCTGTTAAACCTGCTGCACGTCCTTTACCTCTACGACCGGCTGCAGCGTGGCGACGGGGAGGATTTGGTCAAGCGAGTGGTGATCATCGGCGGAAAGGCCGCGCCCGGGTACGTCATGGCCAAGCAGATCATTGAGGCCATCGTGCAGGTGAGTTCGGTCATCAACAGCGACACCTCGATCGACGGACGGCTCAAGCTGATCTTCTTTCCCGATTACAACGTTTCGGCCATGGAGCTGATCTGTCCTGCGGCGGATCTGTCGGCGCAGATTTCTACGGCCGGCAAGGAGGCGTCGGGCACCGGCAACATGAAGCTGATGATGAACGGCGCGCTGACGATCGGCACGCTCGACGGCGCCAACGTGGAGATACTCGAAGCGGTGGGTGCGGAGAACTTTTTCCTATTTGGGCTGACCGTCGAGGAGGTGATGCAGCAGCGAGGGCAGTACAACCCAATGGGGATCATCGAACAGGATAGCGATCTGAAAAGGGTTTTGGCGCTGCTGTCGGATGAACGTATCCGCGGCGCTAAGGATGATGCCTTCAACAGTGTCATCCACGCGATCACCACCCCCGGCGACCCGTGGATGACCGCAGCTGATTTTCGGAGCTTTGTTGACGCTCAGCAGTCGGTGGAAGCCGCGTTTCGCGACCCACAGAGCTGGGCGGAGAAGAGCATTCTGAACTGTGCCAGCGCGGGTCGGTTCTCCACCGACCGCACCATCGCGGAATACAACCGGGATATCTGGCGCCTGGAGCCGGTCAACCTGGCGGGTCCCGACGCCTGA
- the glgC gene encoding glucose-1-phosphate adenylyltransferase: MPELIPFEEARYVSRFTRETLALILAGGQGSRLHELTDWRAKPSLHFGGKFRIVDFPLSNCINSGIRRIGVLTQYKAHSLIRHLVQGWSWFQGNQEFVEILPASQRVGGEWYRGTADAVYQNMDIIRTHNPRFVLILAGDHVYKMDYAPFLRVHHDSGADMTVCCLEVPLEEAAGALGVMTVDSSGRVIAFDEKPQNPTPLPGRDDVCLASMGNYVFNTEFLYEQVTIDADNPESKHDFGHNIIPSIIENNHVQAYPFRDPDTGQQAYWRDVGTLGAFWEANMELVSVTPQLNLYDEQWPIYTNQRQYPPAKFVFDDPDRRGEAIQSMVSGGCVVSGAGVEQSLLFSNCRVESYSKVSESVLLPGVRVGKQCRLHRTIVDAGAIIPDGTDIGLDPEADKARNLRVTNDGLVLVTPDMLGQNLHRHR; this comes from the coding sequence ATGCCTGAACTCATTCCGTTTGAGGAAGCGCGTTACGTCAGCCGCTTCACCCGAGAAACGCTGGCGCTGATCCTGGCCGGCGGTCAGGGCTCCAGACTGCATGAGCTGACCGACTGGCGGGCCAAGCCTTCGCTCCATTTTGGGGGCAAGTTCCGCATCGTCGATTTTCCGCTGTCGAACTGCATCAACTCGGGGATTCGGCGGATCGGCGTGCTGACCCAATACAAGGCCCATTCCCTGATTCGCCACCTCGTTCAAGGCTGGTCGTGGTTTCAGGGCAATCAGGAATTTGTGGAGATCCTGCCAGCTTCGCAGCGGGTCGGCGGGGAGTGGTATCGCGGTACCGCGGACGCCGTTTATCAAAACATGGACATTATCCGCACCCACAATCCGCGCTTTGTGCTGATTCTTGCCGGCGACCACGTTTACAAGATGGACTATGCCCCCTTTCTGCGGGTTCACCATGACAGCGGCGCCGATATGACCGTGTGCTGCCTCGAGGTGCCGCTCGAGGAGGCCGCCGGGGCGTTGGGCGTTATGACCGTCGACAGCTCTGGCCGGGTGATCGCTTTCGACGAAAAGCCCCAGAACCCCACGCCGCTGCCCGGAAGGGACGACGTCTGCTTGGCATCGATGGGCAACTACGTTTTCAACACAGAATTTCTCTACGAACAGGTCACAATCGACGCGGACAACCCGGAGAGCAAACACGACTTCGGGCACAACATCATTCCCTCGATCATCGAGAATAACCACGTCCAGGCGTATCCGTTTCGGGATCCGGACACCGGTCAGCAGGCTTACTGGCGAGACGTCGGAACGCTCGGCGCGTTCTGGGAAGCCAACATGGAGCTCGTTTCGGTGACGCCCCAGCTGAATTTGTACGACGAACAGTGGCCGATCTACACAAACCAGCGCCAGTACCCGCCGGCCAAATTTGTGTTTGATGATCCGGATCGTCGCGGTGAAGCAATCCAGTCGATGGTCTCCGGCGGCTGCGTTGTGTCCGGCGCGGGGGTCGAACAGTCGCTGCTGTTCAGTAACTGCCGGGTTGAGTCCTACAGCAAGGTGAGCGAGTCGGTGCTGCTGCCTGGCGTCAGGGTGGGCAAGCAGTGTCGGCTCCACCGGACCATCGTAGATGCCGGCGCAATCATTCCGGACGGGACGGACATCGGCCTGGACCCGGAGGCGGACAAGGCCCGGAACCTGCGCGTGACCAACGACGGCCTGGTATTGGTGACCCCGGACATGCTCGGGCAGAACCTGCACCGGCATCGTTAG
- a CDS encoding transcriptional regulator, producing the protein MKSPPEQPPSDDSPFDHSSIDDVIHGRLRLGVMGYLSTASPALFTELRDQVGATDGNLAAHLKKLEAAGYVFVEKRPSTGRPQTFIHLTKPGRAAWLEWLQRVQSLIQATGQG; encoded by the coding sequence GTGAAATCGCCGCCCGAACAACCACCCTCAGACGACAGTCCGTTTGATCACAGCAGTATCGACGATGTGATCCATGGACGCCTGCGGCTGGGGGTGATGGGCTACCTTTCAACGGCGAGCCCTGCGCTGTTCACGGAACTCCGGGACCAGGTGGGAGCCACCGATGGAAACCTGGCTGCCCACCTGAAAAAATTGGAAGCCGCCGGCTATGTGTTCGTGGAAAAACGGCCTTCCACGGGTCGCCCGCAAACCTTTATTCATTTGACCAAACCCGGGCGCGCGGCGTGGCTCGAATGGTTGCAGCGGGTCCAGTCCTTGATCCAGGCCACCGGCCAGGGGTGA
- a CDS encoding DUF2141 domain-containing protein — translation MKQLILACAAVCLTHPLEAAADPTTVSINIRGLSSAEGVLYAGLCTEEGWKTYECNNVVLKPAAGTITHHWENVAAGRYGVTLLHDKNENGQMDFNFFGAPKEQWGSSNNPAPRMGPSLWRDASFDVAGEPVKLDIRMQPGE, via the coding sequence ATGAAGCAGCTGATACTGGCGTGCGCCGCCGTTTGCCTGACCCATCCCCTTGAGGCAGCCGCAGACCCCACCACCGTGTCCATCAATATCCGGGGTTTGAGTTCTGCGGAGGGTGTTCTCTATGCCGGCCTATGTACCGAAGAAGGCTGGAAAACTTATGAGTGCAACAACGTTGTGCTGAAGCCTGCGGCGGGCACCATCACCCACCACTGGGAAAACGTTGCAGCCGGTCGCTATGGGGTCACTTTGCTTCACGACAAAAACGAAAACGGGCAGATGGACTTCAACTTTTTTGGCGCACCCAAGGAGCAATGGGGATCGTCCAACAACCCTGCTCCGCGCATGGGCCCGTCGCTGTGGCGCGACGCGAGCTTCGACGTTGCGGGGGAGCCCGTCAAGCTCGACATCCGAATGCAGCCGGGAGAATGA
- a CDS encoding DUF2306 domain-containing protein produces the protein MFEEFTQLSFWVHSAAGKMHFFGAITALILGPLVLIKRKGGFFHRAVGGTYVLVMLALNFSALTIFGMGRFNLFHLFALISLATLLPGMVAISQAVRTRNRAWFQTHAHLMVWSYYGLVMAGAAQLFYRTIPRITGTFETVDNFWTYVMPISTLLTVFLTNRYIPRSVNRMFGPEPVKQPG, from the coding sequence GTGTTTGAAGAATTTACTCAGCTGTCATTTTGGGTGCATTCGGCGGCCGGCAAAATGCATTTTTTCGGGGCCATTACGGCACTGATACTCGGTCCGTTGGTTTTGATCAAGCGCAAGGGCGGGTTTTTCCACCGCGCGGTTGGCGGCACCTATGTCCTGGTTATGCTCGCGCTGAATTTCTCGGCGCTCACCATCTTCGGTATGGGGCGCTTTAACCTGTTCCATCTATTTGCCCTCATTAGCCTGGCAACGCTGCTTCCCGGCATGGTGGCGATCTCCCAGGCGGTGCGAACGCGCAATCGGGCGTGGTTCCAGACCCATGCCCATCTGATGGTCTGGAGCTATTATGGTCTGGTGATGGCTGGCGCGGCGCAGCTCTTTTATCGAACCATTCCGCGGATCACTGGAACGTTCGAGACGGTCGACAATTTCTGGACGTACGTCATGCCGATCTCAACGCTCCTCACGGTATTTCTGACCAATCGCTACATTCCGCGGTCAGTCAACCGCATGTTCGGTCCGGAGCCGGTCAAGCAACCGGGGTAA
- a CDS encoding DUF3293 domain-containing protein, which yields MRQHRRQHLLEAYRLARYEVDGEARFELRVDCASEPLLALYDLHGVSTAGYVTAFNPQSVRHSDAANRRAHERLLASLGQGGWTLLGGRARDSAGAWPPEDSVLVLGISRHQTLELGQAFDQMAVLWSNADAIPRLLEC from the coding sequence GTGAGGCAACACCGGCGACAGCACTTGCTGGAGGCCTATCGACTAGCACGCTATGAGGTGGATGGCGAAGCTCGCTTCGAGCTGCGGGTGGATTGTGCCAGCGAACCCCTGCTGGCCCTATATGACCTGCATGGCGTTAGCACCGCCGGCTATGTCACCGCTTTCAATCCCCAGAGCGTGCGCCACAGCGACGCCGCCAATCGGCGGGCGCACGAACGGCTGCTGGCCAGTCTCGGTCAGGGGGGGTGGACCTTGCTCGGGGGACGAGCAAGAGACTCCGCTGGCGCTTGGCCGCCGGAGGATAGCGTCCTGGTGCTCGGGATCTCGCGGCATCAGACGCTGGAACTCGGGCAGGCGTTCGATCAGATGGCCGTGTTGTGGAGCAACGCAGACGCGATTCCGCGTCTGCTGGAATGCTGA
- a CDS encoding toll/interleukin-1 receptor domain-containing protein, which yields MGTTEKPFPAYQGDQPYLFVCYAHEDATIVYDEMLWLHETGVRLWYDDGVRVGTVWRRVLAEALEGARGLVFMQTQQSVQSEFCMNEIRFALDEEKPVFVVTLEDSRLPAELRLSLGDRQAMVKDNFAVGDFRRRLADALKACLGISDDTEAPGAEGSGPSSSWIRRRRRQRNRRLFTTTVCFIDTQSQDKTGPIADDIAAEGGEVLSREGTLLVAAFDSAATAMELLTRRPRGWRVGISSGDLLFEDGLFHGTPMAEAASLKDSAEPGQVWATNAFVRLLDSTPDLDHQKDMGIDFEATGEGVLLTTRVPG from the coding sequence GTGGGAACAACGGAAAAACCCTTTCCTGCCTATCAGGGCGACCAGCCTTACCTATTCGTCTGCTATGCCCACGAAGACGCGACCATCGTCTACGACGAAATGTTGTGGCTGCACGAAACCGGCGTCAGGCTCTGGTACGACGACGGTGTCCGGGTGGGTACCGTATGGCGGCGAGTCCTGGCCGAGGCGCTCGAGGGCGCCCGTGGCCTGGTCTTTATGCAGACTCAGCAGTCGGTGCAGTCCGAGTTCTGCATGAACGAAATACGCTTTGCGCTGGATGAGGAAAAGCCGGTCTTTGTCGTGACGCTGGAAGACTCGCGCCTGCCCGCTGAGCTTCGGCTGTCGCTGGGAGATCGGCAGGCGATGGTAAAAGACAATTTTGCCGTCGGCGACTTTCGGCGCCGCCTGGCGGACGCCCTCAAGGCCTGCCTGGGTATCTCGGACGACACCGAGGCTCCAGGTGCCGAAGGGAGCGGGCCGTCATCCAGCTGGATTCGCCGACGCCGCCGGCAGCGAAACAGGCGACTATTTACCACCACCGTCTGTTTTATCGACACGCAGAGCCAAGACAAAACCGGTCCAATCGCCGACGATATCGCCGCCGAGGGTGGAGAGGTGCTCAGTCGGGAAGGAACACTGCTGGTGGCCGCGTTCGATTCAGCCGCCACCGCCATGGAATTACTAACCCGTCGACCTCGCGGCTGGCGTGTCGGCATCAGCAGCGGCGACCTGTTGTTCGAAGACGGACTGTTTCACGGCACGCCCATGGCCGAGGCAGCATCCCTCAAAGATAGCGCTGAGCCGGGCCAGGTTTGGGCGACTAACGCCTTCGTCAGGCTGCTCGACTCAACCCCGGATCTCGATC